A section of the Solea solea chromosome 17, fSolSol10.1, whole genome shotgun sequence genome encodes:
- the LOC131443317 gene encoding NACHT, LRR and PYD domains-containing protein 3-like yields MKSDLSIDRYINFKDGQKHSELIVDQQRTEVLSGQSVQQHGADLDSIFKLLEENIICFVKNELKKIHKVLDTDHTEASESQREDEEQRSSREAFLKITEDFLRRMKQEKLADKIRPSAYRCELKSNLKKKFQCLFEGVAKAGNPTLLNEIFTELYITEGGTGEVNEEHEVRQIERASWKPDRPETSIRQEDIFKASAGRDRLIRRVMTKGVAGIGKTVLTQKFTLDWAEDKSNQDVQFMFPFTFRELNVLKEKKFSLVELIHHFFTETKEAGICRFEDFKVVFIFDGLDECRLPLDFHNTEILTDVTASTSVDVLLTNLIRGKLLPSARLWITTRPAAANQIPPDCVDMVTEIRGFTDPQKEDYFRKRFRDEEQARRIISHIQTSRSLHIMCHIPVFCWITATVLENMLKTRDGGELPKTLTEMYIHFLVVQSKVKRVKYDGGAETDPHWSPENRKMIKSLGKLAFEQLQKGNLIFYESDLTECGIDITAASVYSGVFTQIFKEERGLYQDKVFCFVHLSVQEFLAALHVHLTFITSGTNLLSEPTTSQLTRPFRKKPKLNQLHQSAVDEALLSPNGHLDLSLRFLLGLSLETNQKLLRGLLTQTGSGSQTNQETVEYIKKKISENLSAERSINLFHCLNELNHRSLVEEIQESLTSGRLSTKTLSPAQWSALVFILLSPGKDLEEFDLKKYSASEEALLKLMPVVKASNKALLSGCKLSERSCEALSSVLSSVSSRLRHVDLSNNDLQDPVVKLLCDGLKSPHCSLETLSLSGCLVSEEGCSSLTSALNSNPSHLRELDLSNNDLQDPGVKLLCDGLKSPHCSLKMSGCNVSERSCEALSSVLSSVSSCLRHVDLSNNDLQDPGVKLLCDGLKSPHCSLETLSLSGCLVSEEGCSSLTSALNSNPSHLRELDLSYNHPGDSGEKLLSAGLKSPNWRLDTLRMDHAGEQRLKPGPRKYSCELELDTNTMHRNLKLSDDNRKVTRVTEDQSYPDHPDRFESWFQLLCRPGLTGRCYWEVEWRGRVYISLSYRGIKRKGNSSDCWFGCNDQSWSLSCSDVHRNSVCHCGTETPIMSSVSHRVSVYVDCPAGTLSFYSVSSDSLIHLHTFRTTFTEPVYPGFNVCPGSSVSLCPL; encoded by the exons atgaagagtgacttgTCTATAGATCGTTATATTAActtcaaggatggacaaaaacatagtgaactgat agttgatcagcagaggacagaggttctcagtggtcagtctgtccagcagcatggagcagacctggactccatatttaag ctgctggaggagaacatcatctgctttgtgaagaacgagctgaagaagatccacaaggttctggatacagatcacacagaagcctcagagagtcagagggaggatgaggagcagaggagcagcagagaggcctttctgaagatcacagaggacttcttaaggaggatgaagcaggagaagctagctgaca aaatcagaCCTTCAGCTTATCGGtgtgaactcaaatcaaacctgaagaagaagttccagtgtttgtttgagggcgtggctaaagcaggaaaccccacccttctgaatgagatcttcacagagctttacatcacagagggagggactggagaggtcaatgaagaacatgaggtcagacagattgaaagagcttcctggaaaccagacagaccagaaacatccatcagacaagaagacatctttaaagcctcagctggaagagacaGACTaatcagaagagtgatgacaaagggcgtggctggcattgggaaaacagtgttaacacagaagttcactctggactgggctgaagacaaaagcaaccaggacgtacagttcatgtttcccttcaccttcagagagctgaatgtgctgaaagagaagaagttcagtttggtggaactcatccatcacttcttcactgaaaccaaagaagcaggaatctgcaggtttgaagactttaaggtggtcttcatctttgatggtctggacgagtgtcgacttcctctggacttccacaacactgagatcctgactgacgtcacagcgtccacctcagtggacgtgctgctgacaaacctcatcagggggaaactgcttccctctgctcgcctctggataaccacacgacctgcagcagccaatcagatcccacctgactgtgtggacatggtgacagagatcagagggttcacggacccacagaaggaggactacttcaggaagaggttcagagatgaggagcaggccaggaggatcatctcccacatccagacatcacgaagcctccacatcatgtgccacatcccagtcttctgctggatcactgcaacagttctggagaacatgttgaaaaccagagatggaggagaactgcccaagaccctgactgagatgtacatccacttcctggtggttcagtccaaagtgaagagggtcaaatatgatggaggagctgagacagatccacactggagtccagagaacaggaagatgattaagtctctggggaaactggcttttgagcagctgcagaaaggaaacctgatcttctatgaatcagacctgacagagtgtggcatcgatatcacagcagcttcagtttactcaggagtcttcactcagatctttaaagaggagagaggcctgtaccaggacaaggtcttctgctttgtccatctgagtgttcaggagtttctggctgctcttcatgttcatctgaccttcatcacctctggaacaaatctgttgtcagaacCAACAACGAGCCAGTTGACCAGACCGTttagaaaaaaacctaaactgaaTCAgctgcaccagagtgctgtggacgaggctttactgagtccaaatggacacctggacttgtccctccgcttcctcctgggtctttcactggagaccaatcagaagctcttaagaggtctactgacacaaacaggaagtggttcacagaccaatcaggaaacagttgagtacatcaagaagaagatcagtgagaatctgtcagcagagagaagcatcaacctgttccactgtctgaatgaactgaaccatcgttctcttgtggaggagatccaagagtccctcacatcaggacgactgtccacaaagacactgtctcctgctcagtggtcagctctggtcttcatcttactgtcaccaggaaaagatctggaagagtttgacctgaagaaatactctgcttcagaggaggctcttctgaagctgatgccggtggtcaaagcctccaacaaagctct actgagtggctgtaaactctcagagagaagctgtgaagctctgtcctcagtcctcagctctgtgtcctctcgtctgagacacgtggacctgagtaacaacgacctgcaggatccagtaGTGAagttgctgtgtgatggactgaagagtcctcactgttctctggagactctcag tctgtcaggttgtctggtctcagaggaaggatgttcttctctgacctcagctctgaactcaaacccctcccatctgagagaactggacctgagtaacaatgacctgcaggatccaggagtgaagctgctgtgtgatggactgaagagtcctcactgttctctgaag atgagtggctgtaacgtctcagagagaagctgtgaagctctgtcctcagtcctcagctctgtgtcctcttgtctgagacacgtggacctgagtaacaacgacctgcaggatccaggagtgaagctgctgtgtgatggactgaagagtcctcactgttctctggagactctcag tctgtcaggttgtctggtctcagaggaaggatgttcttctctgacctcagctctgaactccaacccctcccatctgagagaactggacctgagctacaatcatccaggagactcaggagagaagctgctgtctgctggactgaagagtcctaactggagactggacacgctcag gatggaccatgctggagagcagaggttaaaacctggtcccaggaagt attcatgtgaactggaactggacacaaacacaatgcacagaaacctcaaactgtctgacgacaacaggaaagtgacccgtgtgacagaagatcagtcgtatcctgatcatccagacagatttgagtcctggtttcagctgctgtgtagacctggtctgactggtcgctgttactgggaggtcgagtggagaggaagagtttatatatcactgagttacagaggaatcaagaggaaaggcaaCAGTTCTGACTGTTGGTTTGGATgtaatgatcagtcctggagtctgagCTGCTCTGATGTTCATCGTaactctgtctgtcactgtgggACAGAAacacccatcatgtcctctgtctctcacagagtatcagtgtatgtggactgtcctgctgggactctgtccttctacagcgtctcctctgactcactgatccacctccacaccttcaggaccacattcactgaaccggtttatcctgggttcAATGTCTGTcctggttcctcagtgtctctgtgtcctctgtag